Proteins encoded by one window of Vitis riparia cultivar Riparia Gloire de Montpellier isolate 1030 chromosome 11, EGFV_Vit.rip_1.0, whole genome shotgun sequence:
- the LOC117925764 gene encoding polyadenylate-binding protein-interacting protein 5-like, producing the protein MKSGTSSLNPFAESYIPLSKREPKNEGKAAEITAENSSKSSDETTWFDTRSQGPKVTKQIYLQRDASFDLNIHGIEELLIGEDFMKKGHENPSNETEKYYTDEDSQMDLAYLGTLFPGISDQSLLDVYTANGGDLEASIDMLNQLEFYPVDARRHLPESLDIGDVSDVKSSAEGSSKLKGICPGEACGSSSSGPSPSP; encoded by the exons ATGAAGTCAGGAACATCATCTTTGAATCCATTTGCAGAATCTTACATACCGCTCTCCAAGAGAGAACCTAAAAATGAGGGCAAAGCTGCTGAGATCACAGCAGAAAATTCTTCAAAGAGTAGTGATGAGACTACTTGGTTTGACACTCGTTCTCAAGGCCCCAAGGTGACAAAACAAATCTATCTTCAAAGAGATGCTTCTTTTGACCTGAACATACATGGCATTGAGGAGCTACTCATTGGTGAAGATTTCATGAAGAAGGGCCATGAGAATCCAAGTAATGAGACAGAAAAATATTACACAGATGAAGACTCTCAGATGGATTTGGCTTATCTGGGGACCTTGTTTCCTGGTATATCAGATCAGTCCCTCCTGGATGTATACACTGCAAATGGTGGTGACTTGGAAGCATCTATCGATATGCTGAACCAACTTGAG TTCTACCCTGTTGATGCTCGCAGACATCTTCCGGAGAGCTTGGACATTGGTGATGTCTCAGATGTCAAATCTTCAGCTGAAGGTTCCTCCAAACTGAAGGGCATCTGCCCTGGAGAAGCCTGTGGGTCGTCTTCGTCTGGTCCTTCTCCATCCCCATGA
- the LOC117924612 gene encoding omega-hydroxypalmitate O-feruloyl transferase, with translation MAPWVEELHFPHLEIPVTISHVGLVMPSGIVPTAPGHTLYLSNLDDIIGARVFTPTVYFYPSHALSSDRKLVMEILRNALASVLVPYYAFAGRIRETKNGKLEVFFGQEQGALMVEARTEMALATLGDLTVPNPAWLPLVYFCPNEEPYRLINMPLLIAQVTFFSCGGFSLGLRLCHCLCDGLGAMQFVRAWAATAKAGTLITNPRPCWDREFFKPRNPPIIKYPHIEFMRIDDGSSLTMSLWKKKPIQKCYRISPEFQAQLKALGQPADGKFTCTTFDAMAAHVWRSWVKALDVQPLDYNLRLTFSVNARQKLQNPPLKEGFYGNVVCVACATSTVSNLVNGRLSDTARLVREARLSISEEYLKSTLDYVEVNRPRRLEFGGKLTITQWTRFSIYESADFGWGRPVYAGTIDLTLTPQVCVFLPEGGSDSSGTMVVCICLPESATNKFTKHLSMILDSSHENC, from the coding sequence ATGGCTCCATGGGTTGAAGAACTCCATTTCCCTCACTTGGAAATTCCTGTAACCATTTCTCATGTTGGTCTTGTCATGCCATCCGGGATCGTTCCGACCGCACCTGGCCACACCCTCTACCTCTCTAACCTGGATGATATAATTGGTGCCCGTGTTTTCACTCCAACTGTATATTTTTATCCATCTCATGCTCTGAGTTCTGACCGGAAACTGGTCATGGAAATACTCCGCAATGCTCTTGCCAGTGTTTTAGTCCCTTACTACGCCTTTGCCGGTAGGATCAGGGAGACCAAAAATGGGAAGCTGGAAGTGTTTTTTGGGCAAGAACAAGGTGCACTCATGGTTGAGGCACGCACAGAAATGGCCTTAGCCACCCTAGGAGACCTTACAGTTCCAAACCCAGCATGGCTTCCATTGGTCTACTTCTGCCCCAATGAAGAGCCATACAGACTCATTAACATGCCATTACTCATAGCTCAGGTTACCTTTTTCAGCTGTGGTGGCTTCAGCCTCGGCCTGCGGCTCTGCCACTGCCTCTGCGATGGCCTCGGTGCCATGCAATTCGTTCGTGCGTGGGCTGCCACAGCAAAAGCGGGCACCTTAATAACAAATCCTAGGCCATGTTGGGATCGAGAATTCTTCAAGCCACGGAACCCACCCATCATAAAATATCCACACATCGAGTTCATGAGGATTGATGATGGCTCCAGCCTAACAATGAGTCTATGGAAAAAGAAGCCAATTCAAAAGTGTTATCGAATTAGCCCAGAATTTCAAGCTCAACTCAAAGCTTTAGGACAACCAGCTGATGGCAAGTTCACATGCACCACATTTGATGCCATGGCAGCTCATGTTTGGAGGTCCTGGGTGAAAGCCCTTGATGTGCAGCCATTAGACTACAATCTTCGCCTTACCTTTTCGGTCAATGCTCGGCAGAAGCTTCAAAACCCGCCATTAAAAGAGGGGTTTTATGGCAATGTTGTGTGTGTGGCATGTGCCACCAGCACAGTATCCAATCTTGTTAATGGCCGCCTCTCTGATACCGCCAGGTTGGTTCGAGAAGCAAGGCTCAGCATCTCAGAGGAGTACCTGAAATCTACACTGGACTATGTTGAGGTGAACAGGCCAAGAAGGCTTGAATTTGGTGGGAAATTGACCATAACACAATGGACTAGATTCTCAATATATGAGTCTGCAGATTTTGGGTGGGGAAGGCCAGTTTATGCTGGAACCATAGACCTCACTCTCACACCACAGGTTTGTGTTTTCCTTCCTGAAGGAGGGTCTGATTCAAGTGGTACAATGGTGGTGTGCATTTGCTTGCCTGAGTCTGCTACCAACAAGTTTACAAAGCATTTAAGTATGATATTGGATTCAAGCCATGAAAATTGTTGA